GCCTGGGCATCGGCGTCCACTTCCTTGAGCGGATGGACGATGTCTTCGCTGTGCAGCGTGACGTAGGGCTTGTCCAGCGCCGCGCAGTAGCCGGCGTCGAAAGCGGCGTTCCACTGCTTGTACTTGTCGCCGAAGCGTACCACTACCATATCGCTCTGCTCGATCAGCGTACGGGTGCGGATGGCGTTGATCTTGGACGATTGATGGTCGCGCCAGAACTGCTTGTCTTCGGCACC
This DNA window, taken from Halomonas piscis, encodes the following:
- a CDS encoding YtoQ family protein, translated to MSFYVYLSGEIHTDWRDEIQRGAEAAGLDVVFTAPVTDHDASDAAGDHLGAEDKQFWRDHQSSKINAIRTRTLIEQSDMVVVRFGDKYKQWNAAFDAGYCAALDKPYVTLHSEDIVHPLKEVDADAQAWCTTTDQVVEILRYVLKA